TGAGAAGGTTGTTTCCGACTTCAACTGCCTTGACTGCCATGCTAAATGGGTCTTGCGCCGCAGTGGCGGCAAATAAGCTATTCTGTTGTTCGAGGGCGTCTTTAGCTTCCGGTGCGCCATCGACACCAACAATAAAGAATTCGCTGCGCCTCGCTTGTTTGGCGGCTAATTCTGCACCAATGCCAGTAGGGTCATTAATAGCAAAAACGGCATCGATTTTTGGGAATGAAATGAGCAAATCGCTCATTACTCTTAAGCCACCATCGCGGCTACCTTCGGCATTTTGATCTTTGGAAAGAATCTTGATACCTGGGTATTTGGCGAATACGCTCAAACATCCCTGGACTCGCTCGACCACGGAAGTGACAGGCGGGCCATTGATAATTACAACGCTGCCTTTACCCTTTAAGCGATCGGCAATATATTGACAGCTTACTTCACCGGCTTGCACGTTATTGGAAGTAACTGTGGCATCGACGCCTCCCTCGGCGGCGGTATCGACTGCAACGATCGGAATTCCGGCTTGCTTAGCTTTTTCTACAGCAGGAGCAATCCCTTTACTGTCAGCAGCATTAAGGATGATAAAGCTGACATTTGAGGCGATGAAGTTTTCGATTTGGTTGAATTGCTGATTTAAGTCGTCTCCACTGGAAACAAGG
This is a stretch of genomic DNA from Aerosakkonema funiforme FACHB-1375. It encodes these proteins:
- a CDS encoding ABC transporter substrate-binding protein translates to MKRVAIAVGLFSLVSSAIASCATNPQNTQTSNRRNTELSSVAVTVRDLGNPFFVQIGEGAEAAAKKIGGQNIRTTLVSSGDDLNQQFNQIENFIASNVSFIILNAADSKGIAPAVEKAKQAGIPIVAVDTAAEGGVDATVTSNNVQAGEVSCQYIADRLKGKGSVVIINGPPVTSVVERVQGCLSVFAKYPGIKILSKDQNAEGSRDGGLRVMSDLLISFPKIDAVFAINDPTGIGAELAAKQARRSEFFIVGVDGAPEAKDALEQQNSLFAATAAQDPFSMAVKAVEVGNNLLKGKKPANPNILIPVKLITRENVKDYKGWSSQ